TTGCCTATCTGAGCGACATCACCGGCAATCCGTTGTACCGCGAACGGGTCCAGACCATCCGGCAGGTGCTCAAGGAAATCGAGAAGCCAAAGGGGCTGTATCCCAACTTCCTCAATCCGAAGACAGGCAAATGGGGACAACGTAAGTCgagtggagtgtggagtgaAGTCTCTGCAGTGGTCTGATCTGTGATCCTTTCTTTGTTGCAGTTCACATGTCGCTGGGCGCCTTGGGGGACAGCTACTACGAGTACTTGCTGAAGGCCTGGCTCCAGTCGGGACAGACGGACGAGGAGGCGCGCGAGATGTACGACGAGGCAATGGTGGCCATCATGGACAAGATGGTGCGCACCAGTCCCAATGGCCTGACGTATGTGTCCGATCTCAAGTTTGATCGTTTGGAGCACAAGATGGATCATTTGGCCTGCTTCTCGGGTGAGTTTCATTCGCCTTTCTCGTAGATCTCCGCATTTCAAACTCTCTTTTGTCCACCAACAGGCGGGCTGTTTGCCCTGGGGGCTGCCACGCGCCAGAACGAGTACAGGGACAAGTACATGGAGGTGGGCAAGGGCATCACAAACACTTGCCACGAGAGCTACATTCGAGCGCCCACACAACTGGGACCCGAGGCATTCCGGTATGGCCATCAATCCTGTTTAAGCATCCCGACAGCTTTCTGACAGTTCTCTTTCTCTTCCTCTCCTTCAGCTTTAGCGATGCTGTGGAGGCCCGGGCACTTCGGTCCCAGGAGAAGTACTATATACTGCGTCCGGAGACCTTTGAGAGCTACTTTGTGCTGTGGCGGCTCACGCACGACCAGAAGTATCGCGACTGGGGCTGGGAGGCGGTGCTGGCCCTGGAGAAGCACTGCCGCACGCCCCATGGCTATTGCGGCCTGCGTAATGTCTACCAGCCGGAGCCCCAGAAGGATGATGTGCAGCAGAGCTTCTTCCTGGCCGAAACACTAAAGGTTTGACCTGAGCAAATACACACCCAAACGATGAGGCTCTAACAATTGATTATCTCTTCTCTTGTGCGATGCACGAATGTAGTATCTGTACTTGCTGTTCTCGGATGACTCGGTACTGCCGCTGGACGAATGGGTGTTCAACACGGAGGCGCATCCGCTGCCCATCAAGGGGGCCAACCAGTACTACCGGCAGGCGCCCGTCACGCTGCCCGTCTCGAATGCCTCATAAGAGGCCCGACACTACTGGCAGCTGCTTCTCTTGTCTATAGCAATGCACTTTACTTAGCTCtttatatatactatatatgtacGTAGTATATAGGTATATAAATCActtcttttgttttgttttttgtttaagTTTTAAGCTAGTTTACAACGTAATGACAACCACAATTACATAGggcaaaacaaaagaaaggaAACGAAAATGAAGATGAAAATGTTATCTCTAGCAGGCACACGGGCAaaccacacacaaaaaacaaacgAGAAACTTTCAATGTAACATATTTATCAAGCTAACTTATTGTATCCGCGTCTTGTGCGGAGGGATATACATGTATCGTAGTTAATTGTAGCTGTCTTCAGACACAATTTGACAGTGGGCCTCAAACCCCAAGACCCCAAAACTTTCCATCTCCAGACGAAGCTGATGAATGATGAATGATAAACGATGATGTAGACGTAAACAAAAACTACACTTGATATTACAAATTGATATCTAAGACGATATATGtatgatatacatatatgagatatatatatatgtaaatgttAAACTCAGGTGTTCTAATTATTCTAATTTTCCTTGCGTACTCAAGGCTCTTTCTCTCCAAGCAACCAACTAACTAGAACTAGAACTAGACAGACTAGTGAAAGTAATCTAACGTATCTAACTCTCAATCATTCTACACGCAATTTTCGATctatgactatatcttttcgAATGCTAATGTAACATACGAGTGCAGGCATTTCTTGGATGAAAACTCTTGCTCTAATTTCCAAACTTTGTTTTGTAAATATTTCACTTTCACTCGCAAAATGAAGGGCGTCTCTGGATGAAAATAAATATGGAGCATAAGAAAAACGAATtgatatttatatatgtaaaaATAGAAATCTAAATCTAAATATATTTTAACATATATTTAATACCTAGTGTTTATTTTTTAGCCTAAATATATACGGAATATGTTTAGAAATATGATATAGAAACTAGCTTACTTTATGAGGGCAACAATTTAACGCAAAATACCTTAAATCCAGAACATCAAACGAATAGAATcgtaaattaaatataatatatatatgtatacatctCTATGTTtgtatttaattaaatcaaataACACGTAGGCAATTGTTAAAGTAAACTAATTATACAAAGGCACGAGCGGTAAGAGTGGTAACATAATTTTCAAACAAAATGTAAAGGTTtttataatcttaatcatcAGTAATAATTGTAATCGTAATCATAGGTCTAAGcagcccacacacacaaacgcatGGTAGGTGTTTTTGATTAGGATTTTTTTGTTCGTGCAGGTGATTTAAACAGACAACatttaatttcattaaaaaataatagaTCGCAACAATCGCagaataataaaatataaaattaataacaaaaaaaacaattttagGGAAAGATTAGATTAATCCAAAAGCATAAATTGAAAAGAAAATGAAGAAAATATCAACTGAAAAAACCACTAATTTTAATCGAAAGGTGAAATAATAAACTAAACGTAAAAACTAAATGTAAATTTTCAAAGTTGAAAAACGAGCTTTAAAAGaataaatttaaaagaatCGATTAACAGAAAAAACACCAAACGTAATGATTTAAACTAAAGAGGAATAAATCATCACAGTTTATGAAAATGGAGACACCAAATTGAATGAAAATATaacaaaatataaataaaaaacaaagttACAAATAAATGACAAAACTAAAAAGTTAATTTCCAAAATATATTCTTTAAATGTTGTTATTACCCTTTTGATATTTGACAGCTAATTAGTAACTAAAAATAGTTAAAGATAAATAATATCGAGAAAAAGCAAAAGAACCATACAGAAACACACAAATGTAAAAACCTTTAGAAAATAACTagtaaaaaaatatttaacataaaaaaaagagaaattaAGAATCCAAGAAAAGTGTAAATGACAACATTAAAAGATAGTAAAGGATGCAAAACACaagtaaaataaataaaactatttaaattaaatattatatattGGTAGACTTTAcaccattttttttttttgtttagatCAAATTCGAATTGAGGCGATTTAACACATGTGTATTAtgatatatacacatatagaTTTAATGATGCATGATTtatgtatgtgcatatgtatCCAAATGATATGATGATACGCTGATGGCATACATGAAGATGCAAATGGCAATATGTAAATGCATGACCATGAACGGAGTGCATATATTCGCAGCTAATCGACTGCTGGAGGTTACAATTGTATTTGGATTAAAGCATAAGTTTAATAAAGATCTAATGATTAACTTAATCCTGATACTCAGTAACTTAATACTGTTTTTGCCATAGGTTTGCTACCCATTGCATTGGCTCTCAATGGAGTATGGTATGGACATAGATTAGATAAATATCGAGTGATAAAATTAAGTAAATTTAATATCACACCATAATTGTTAGGGCTATCGTTTTGGTATTTTGTACCGATAGTAAGAGCACAGTTTAAGAGAGATGCCTAGATGAAAATATCGTTAAAAGAGAACTCTCTGATGTACTTATTTGCCCTTAAGGAATCTTTGTCTTCTCTGGTTCAGAATCTCTGAAAGTGCAATCATTTCTGGTTATGCAAACAAATGTTCGTTCTTTATCTCCACATTCAATGATAATTTATCAATTGCTTGTCTAACTTTAACTAACCCACAATCAATGGATCCGTTTGGAACACACGTACATGCTTATAAGGGGCAATCAAAGTTATTCGCGTGCTCAATTAATGAGCCGCCAACCCATATACGTACATAGATGATGTACAGTGTACGTATATAGTCAGTGCGTGCTTAAACTATATGTATGCTCAAGTGTGCGTATACTTAATGAACAAACTCCGCACAAAAGGCAAGCCACAAAGGAATATGAGGTTAACAACATTCGCCTGGCATTCGAGAACCCGGAAAGAGAGTCCGGCAGACAGTCATTCACCCTGCCCCCCTATCCATTCCACGCCACTTTACACCACTCCACTCAATTCCAACCAAACCTCTCTCCAACTGCCGTTCAAAGTCCAACTGTAAGCATCAACAGAGCTCTTTGAGTGGCAATGGGGTCCCGGAATGGAGAATGCCAAAACGGGAATGCAAACGGGAACAAAGCATGAACATAAAACGGAGCAAACGGACTGCATTAACACCACCCCGCCACCACCCACTATTCACGCCCACGCTACCCAAAGATTTGCAACAAAAATCGCTCGCACTAAGGCAAACAGATGGAGAGCGGACAGCACACCGGTCTCTCAATTGCCTCACTCTTTCGCTCGCTCTCTGGCTATCTTTGTGTTTTTCTTTGGTGTTGGGCTGTTGTTGCTCCTTTGTTGGCTAGACCAAGGCAAGGTGCAGTTCATGTAAGGTGATGCCATGTTGCGAAGGTTTCCAATTAGTATTCAGTGCGTGGGCACACAGGAACCGGAGACAAGAGGTGGCAGAATGAATGGAGTATGGTAATCCCAACCTTATCAACCACACACCTTGGACGAGCCCACCAAACCAGACCCGACTCCAAGCACAGCTGCCTGCCTGGTTCTCTCTGTATGCTTTTGTTGTCTGGCTGCTTCGCTACCCTAGCGTttcagagagacagagagagagagagttttgTTTGGTAGATTTTCCGGAAACCGCAGTTGTGCGCTCATGCGTTCAGGGTATCTGCAGGTCGACTCCCGAAGCCGGGTGGTGCGCTgcgtttcgtttttgttttggtcgTTGATGCGAATGGCGGCGTCGCTTCGAGCAAACCGCACAGTTCGTTTCGAGTGTTCGAGGAGAGCGCCAGCAAAAACTCCAATAGAAGCAGCCACAGTGCACCCGGCTCCAACTGCATCTGAAGGAAACCCAACCCCTGATCTTCGACGGACagtgtttattttttttgctaGTGCAAGTGCCAGCAGAATGCCCTTCCCCATCCATCCGCCCAAGCAGATGCCGTGCCCCCACTGGCAGCATTTCCCCATCAGCCCGGTGGACACCAAGGCCAATCCGTTCGATTCCATGGGAGgagccgctgccgccgccaaTGGCTCCGCTGCGGTGAACAAACCACCGGAGCCAGTTTCCTATCGGTACTGTCTGCAGTGCAAGGCGAGCGGCAAGGAGGGGGGCAACAGCTCCGACCGGGACTAGCTGGAGGGCAATGCACCGGACCGGGTCGGCGCGGCGCGGCGCGGCTCACCTTCGAGCCACCCACAATCCACCATCCAACATCCACTGCTAACCACAATCCACCTTCAACGGCATCATAATCATCATCCACTTCAGACGCTCCCAATGTGACACTGGAGGAACGGAGGCAGCGCcctccgctgctgctggttctgctcctgcttctgaACTCGAAAGTTCTGCTCTGCTGAAGACGACGCTGGCAGCGGTGTAGCGTCACTAGAAGTGCACTTGGGGAAACTTAATTAACAGAACAAATGGGAAAACTGAGTTTTTTTGTTCAAGCTTAAGCagattgtttttttgtttctatttTTACTCGATTTGTGTGCCAATTTCCGCTTTAATTTAAGCATTTTGTATTTAGAGCTAAAGACTACAATTTATACGATTTtacacatatgtatggatCTTAATAAGCACGAATAAAACGCACGACGCATTTAAAGCAAGAGGAGATTGGGGGTCGAGACTTTTGATACTCTTGCTTATCCATTGTTCCAAACATTTGCTAAAACATTTGATCCAATAATAGTGCTCTCCGAAAGGGTATCAAAACCAGTTCCACACGTAGCCactgtgtgcttgtgtgtgtgttctagCTGTGCGGCacagtttttgttgtttcttctttttttaattttgggCCTCAACTCTGactttgttgtttgttttcttCTTCAGTTTCGCTCTCAGCCGATCGTTTCGTTTCTGTTTTTATCAATTTCTCAAGGTCAAACTGTACAAACAAAGGTGCGATAAGCAGGGGCGGACAGACCAGTGCGGCTTGAATTTTTTTTGGTCCGTTCTGGCACGTTCGTGCCGCTTCTTTGCCAGCGATGAGAGAGAGCCGATACGATCAACAAACGGCTGGAACGCGGTGGAGAGTAAAAAGAAAGcgaaagcaaagaagagcGCATAGGAACGTCTGGGTGGATAGGGTGGAGAGGAGAAAGGAGACTCCGGTTCCTTTTTTTAGCGCATGCATTATTTTGATTCCTTTTTATGGAGAATGTTCCTTGAGCCCCTACCTGTTCCATCTTAAAAAAGTGTGCCCTAAATATGTACGTACATAGATGAAAATTGCGTTAACATACGATCGACTGTACGACATGTGTGTACCAGTCTGTACTATATATAAAGGCTTATCGCGTAATGAGAGAGACTGAGAGTCAACGAAAAAATCACACAATTTACACTCAAGCATTTCGTGTTCCTGCTTGTCCCCTCCCTTCAGCCGGGTTTGGTTTTCAATAACTAAAATCAGCTGCATATTAAATGTGACACATTTCAATATTCAATTGATGGGTTAATATGTTGGGTATTTCTTACTTATTAATAATTCTACTCTTGCTTTTCAGACGTTCTTTATATATGAAGACATCGTTATCTGGGGGTGTGGGAAACGTGCccccaaaaacacacacacaccatcACTGACACATAAAGATATGAATGCAGAGGCAGACACTGTGTATGTGCAAACAAACATGTACACGCAAACATTCGAATAGTAATATTGATATAagatatttacatatattatTTCCTTCATATCCCTGTTCATGCGCCCAAAAGCTGGTAGAACTAATAGCAAAGAGTGGCTTTAGGGAACCAGTGCTACTCATTTCAAAGATTAATTGATCATATTTATTAGTTTGTGTACTAAACGAGAGTAAATAAATAGTAAATAGTTCTGCAGCATAATAAATGATCTTAAATCAGCTAGAATTCTATTTAGAAACGCAGAAATCAGTGAAAAACGCCTGTTGGGCGAAGACATTATTGTTACACTGTATGTCTGCTGGTATCTCTGCGGTAATAAAGTGCTCGATCTTTCTCTCTTCTCTCTTTTGCTCGTTACTCTCCCACTCTCCATTTCCATCATCCTGTTCGAGTGGCAAACAAGCTGTTTGGCCGTTCATTGTGCTTTAGAAAAGCTTTTTTCGTTGGGCAgcttgcaaaaaaaaaaagcatgGCTCTCTTTTGCGCTGGCTGGCTGCCGTTCttgctctctttctctctatgGAAGCTCTTTTGCTGCTGCGGCCGTTCGTTCGTTCGCGTCATGTGCTCTAGGCACCACCGCTccgtttcgttttcgtttgcGTTTGGGTTTCGGCTCCTCCGTCGCATCTTCATCTTCGTGCTAGAAAGAGGAGCCGCCAGCGCCACGGCACGCATCCACTCAAAAGACAGTGAGTGCGCCTAGCCGAGGCAGCAGCgaggacatggacatggaagCAGCCACAGTCGCATAGTCAAGCGCAGCAGCCACAGTCGCCAGCAATTGCAAGGGCTCCGCCTTCGAGAGGTCCGCCGCCCGAGAGTCCGAGTTGAGTTATTttttcatgtgtgtgtgtgtgtgtgagtgtgagtgtgttCTACTCTGTTCTTTTCTGTTCTACACTGTTGTGCACTGCTGCTCTATTCTGTACTACTATGTTGTGCTCTGTGCTATTCTGTTCTATTCCCACGCACCAAAACGTGTCCTGATTTGTCCTGCTCCGGTTCTTGCGTGttttgtgtgtctgtgtgtgtgtagcgGTGCAGCCAGTGCCATAGCGTGGGAGCAGTGCGGGGAAAGCAATGTttgcaagcagcagcagcagcacagatGCAGTGGCAGCGACACCAGTATGTAACGGTAAAGACTTAGAGTGCGACGTGTGCCAATTGTTCTGtccccctccctccctctctccccgTTCTCGTACTTGTTTCACGATTATAATATGccgtttgttttttttttgctgcctTTGCATTCGtcgtcttcttcttttggCAGCTACGTAAttgcgctgctgctgtcgctgcttgtgctgctgttgctttttTTTCCAGTGTGTGTCTGAGTAtctgtgtgcgagtgtgttcTGGTGAATGCAAAATTGCGCGAAGCAAAAACACATGCATATATGCACACATGTGCCGTAATGTACGGCTGTCAATAGAACAGGTTCTAATTAGTGTGCGTTAACGGTGCTTCCTGTGGTCGCAACAGGCCTTCCTCTCTCCTACAATgggtgtgcatgtgtgtgtgaatgAGCTAGTCTTCTCTCTTTTATGTTGTTCTTTTGCATGTTCTTTCGTTCACTCCCATGCAAATgggtgtgtgagtgtgtttgtgtgtgtgtgcaataaAATTTCATAATGGTTGTTGTAGCAGATAAGCCAGGACACccaccccacaccccacactACCGAAAATGTATTTCCAATAGGAAAAAGATACCCCCCAAAGAGGCGAACAGAACAGGAAATGAAGCGGAATCTggtaacaaaaataaaaacgaaactCAACAAAAATCAACAACAATAAAATTGATAAAACTTTGAGGCCAAAAGTTCCCGTAAAAGGCCAAAAACTTTGCCAAATAAAGTGACCCAAATTTATTGAAGGAGCCCGCCCGCCCCCGTGAACAGTTTCCACCTTTTTTTTGTAGAAGTTATTCAAAATTCTAAAGCTGAAACCTCCCCCATCCATTCTTAAGTGATTTCCAAAGTGTTCCTTACATCTTTgtaaattttttatttaatctTTCCTTCCACGAAGCTGTTTTGTGGCAAACGATTCAAATAAAATAGACTTTTGTTTTAATTATTTAACCTTTCAGACTATATAGTgatatattttcatatttttggCTGACAACCCCCAAACAAACAGCTTATAGCTTCCAGCTTTTTTCCTTTAAATATTCATAGCATTTGTTGTAGCATATGAGGCCCTATTGTCGAAACCGAAACACTTAGTTTTTTTCTTAATATTCATGTACATTTTGTTGCAAATCCGTTGAGTTAAATCCGTGGAATTTTTTAAAATCTGGGTCCTTAAAACCATAAAACATGCCAACACATGCTGAAGAGGCCGTGTCCCCCCATTCCATATGACGCTGAAGAGTCACGTTTTTGACCCATTTTCACATGCTTCAGGCCTCGGAGCATAAAAGCTGTGCCTCATCTCTGGGCGGCTTTTGGGCCTTGTCGGGGGAACGCGTATTAACCATTGAATCCACTTAACCCACGAGTGGGTCCTAGTAGCATTGCCAGGCTCTGTCTCTGATGTAATTCCATTTGATTTGCAATGGTTAACCAGATTCCTGCCTGCTACAACCACAGACATTCGGCATTTTGCGGTTTCTAGTGTATGCGGCCCATTCCCCGTGCCCCATGTCACATATGTGGCATATGCCGCCCATGTATGGCATGGGTGCTTGAGTatcctgtgtgtgtgtgtgtgtgagtgtgtgtaaGTGGTTGGTAGTACTTGCCGCATGAATATACAGTGGCAAGTCAGTAAGTTTGATAGCTTTTGGATGTGCTGTTGTTGCCTCAAATTTGCCAGAGAATACCACTTTAATTTGTTTGTCTTTCGGTTCTCTCTCGCCAGTTAACCCATTTGTGCCCCAGGCCAGGGTCCAAGACCAGACCAGACTAGACCAGCAGATCAAATCGTTCTAACCACAATCAAGCGAATAGAAACGAACCGCAACATAACGGAAGTCCAGTCATTGAAATGATTGATTGAGCGATTGATTGATTTCCCGATTAACCCGCAAAAGACACCTAACCTCACAAAAATTATCACATAGCCACAGCCGATGCCTGGACACGTGCTTGGACCTCTGGACTAACGCTCAACTGAAACATCGAGACGCAACACCAACAGACTCATTTACTGGTGAGTCTTTTTTGAGGGGTGTTTCGGAGTAGCCTTGAGGCGGTTTGATCATTGGACCAGTGAGCGAAGGCTTACTGACAGAAGATCTTCAGCGAGAGGTTCCATCTTCAACGAGAGGTTTTTTCACAAGATGAACTCCAGCGAGACAGTCTTTTGCGAGAGAATCTTTAGTAAGAAGATATTTAAGAAAAGGTGTGACATGGTAGAACATCATCTATAATACCTTCTAGGGAACCAACGCTCTGAAAGACCTCTTTTGAACTTCCGAATGCTTACGCGTCTGGTCCACATGATCTTCAACGCTCTACTCCTGCAACCTGAGAACCCAATAAAATGTATTATATGGCaaactttttttttgcagCAAGCCCATTGGTTGGGCCCCACACCAAACTGGCCCATCAATTTTGGTTCTCTTACCCGCCACCGGGCGCTGGCGGCGGTTCCTCAAGTGAGTTTTACGGTTTTCGCATGCGAGCGCAGAATTTTGGCCCCTTTCTACTACTAAATACTAAGAACTACtacttctcctcctcctcctctaaCCTGCTCCCCcatttcatttttgttgtttgtccaTCGGTGTCTATGTAATTTGATTGATCGATATATGAACGGCAAATCGTCCCATAGCCAATTGTCGCCCGCAGTCTCCTCCCCGACGGGCACTAGGTAATCCCCGCATGGGCAGCACTGAGCACCAGATGTGCTAAGCTGTTGATCTGTGTCCCGTAGCTTGGGAAGGGGACTGAAGCGAGTTGTCCCCCTATTCTGTTTCGAATTTTCGTTGGGTAACGAGTTTCTACTTGTTGTTTTTCCTTATTTCTTTTTTGATAATAGTGAATCACTGTATGACTTAGGCCATCCTATGAGTCCTCTCTATAAATCTTTGGTACTATCTGTAATTTCCATATCATATAATAACTACATAACATATAGTCTATATATCTGTACGTACGTATATGTCTGTATGTCTGTGTCCTTGTCTTGGTACGTTTATTGATAAGTGACTCCTCTCAAAACATACATatctaaaaatatatatatgtatctctCTATATATTGTCGTGTATTACCTATGTAACCTAATCAGACATTAGCAGATGATTTCCCCATTTCGTTTTGGCATTACTTAGGTAAATATGTTACCATGTATATCCCACTTATATGTATATCATTTGATTGTAGTTAGGAACTGATAGCTACATATATAAAAAGTCCTCAAAATAACAAAACCCTAGAGTCAGAGCCACGAAACAAAAAGAGAGAGTTGTTTCGAGCTATTAAACGAGTAGATTGTGTAGCAGTACGTAAATATTGTAAGAACATTTTCTTATCAATGATTTCT
The Drosophila miranda strain MSH22 chromosome XL, D.miranda_PacBio2.1, whole genome shotgun sequence genome window above contains:
- the LOC108165117 gene encoding uncharacterized protein LOC108165117 → MPFPIHPPKQMPCPHWQHFPISPVDTKANPFDSMGGAAAAANGSAAVNKPPEPVSYRYCLQCKASGKEGGNSSDRD